In Myxocyprinus asiaticus isolate MX2 ecotype Aquarium Trade chromosome 3, UBuf_Myxa_2, whole genome shotgun sequence, the following proteins share a genomic window:
- the ifitm1 gene encoding interferon-induced transmembrane protein 1 translates to METCTGMSMQDNRVFTQQPVLVTIPDHHFKDDIVLSTLNLHYGNPCCLGAVAMYNSVKARDSTFRGDFVAAWSYGARARRLNIASFCIIGFVVLISIITLIAQLTKPDKNES, encoded by the exons ATGGAGACATGCACAGGAATGTCAATGCAGGACAACAGAGTCTTCACTCAGCAACCAGTGTTAGTGACCATACCTGACCACCATTTCAAAGATGATATTGTTTTGTCCACGCTCAATCTCCACTACGGTAATCCTTGCTGCCTTGGGGCTGTGGCCATGTACAACTCGGTGAAG GCCAGAGACAGCACTTTTCGTGGAGACTTTGTGGCAGCATGGTCCTATGGAGCCAGAGCTCGCCGCCTAAACATCGCTTCCTTCTGCATTATTGGCTTCGTCGTACTTATCTCCATCATCACCCTCATCGCTCAATTAACTAAACCAGACAAAAATGAATCATAA